A region from the Eleginops maclovinus isolate JMC-PN-2008 ecotype Puerto Natales chromosome 17, JC_Emac_rtc_rv5, whole genome shotgun sequence genome encodes:
- the LOC134879369 gene encoding protein FAM180A isoform X2: MTRWALLIIVNLAMHLVASQHQRKALYPSAYRIKRGTYSLINPTFQHSAEDVDLLFEILLAGMQIRGGEHHMLIPDEELASLRHVEKLEVICEDVLPKTLSDIRRLTVELDRRRQPLSWQDFERTVLTLVYATQTLAEVSSQQEKEAWTDAAVQLFRAVQRDLKFS, encoded by the exons ATGACGCGGTGGGCTCTGCTCATCATTGTTAACCTGGCCATGCACCTGGTAGCCTCTCAGCATCAAAGGAAAG CTCTGTATCCATCTGCATATAGGATAAAGCGCGGGACGTATTCGCTGATCAACCCCACGTTCCAGCACTCGGCAGAGGATGTGGACCTGCTTTTTGAG ATCCTGCTAGCTGGAATGCAGATCCGAGGTGGAGAACACCACATGCTGATCCCAGATGAGGAGCTAGCCTCCCTGAGGCATGTGGAGAAGCTGGAGGTCATCTGTGAGGACGTCCTTCCCAAGACGCTCTCAGACATCCGCCGCCTGACAGTGGAGCTCGACCGGCGCCGCCAACCTCTTAGCTGGCAGGACTTCGAGAGGACGGTACTGACACTGGTGTACGCCACCCAGACGCTGGCTGAAGTTAGCAgccagcaggagaaggaggcgTGGACGGACGCAGCGGTGCAGCTGTTCAGAGCAGTGCAAAGAGACCTCAAATTCTCTTGA